The window TTTGTCCGTGGCCTGCGTTGGCTCGGTCCTTACAGCCCGCGTTGGGGATGCTCGGACCTCGCCGCCTTGGCCACAGCCAAAATCCCTCGCCGCAGGACCCCGCGCAATTTTCGGACACGCTCTAAGCGCCAGCGCGCCAAGCGCAAAGATGCGCTTCAGACCGCGGATAATGGTTCTCTATCAGAATGCGGCTGATCCGCCGCAGGCTCGCGGCGTTTGGTGTCCACCCTTCAGGGTGCCTGTCGCCCCCAAACACGCTAAAGCGTGGACACCAAACGGGCGTCGATTGCCCAAATGAGGAATTGCCGCGCGCGATGACCGCGATGACTTGGGCCTGGATTTTTCTATTGCCATGGCGGCGGCAATCATTAGCCTACGTCCCCTTGATAAAAACACGAACGAGAGGTCCAATTGAATAGCGAACTCTGCCGAAAAGCCCTGGAAAAAGTTGTCAACCCGAACATCCTCGTCAATGTTGTCTCGAAACGCGTGAGGCAACTCACCAGCGGCGGGACGGGCAGCCGCCCGCTGATCTCCGAGACCGCCGGACTGGGCACGGCGGACATCGCCTTGATCGAGATCATCGAAGCGAAAATGGGTCACGAACTGGCCGAGGATAACCCGCTCCTGGAACCCGTCCGGAAAAAGAGGAAACGTGCGTAGAGTTCCTTGCCCGACATTTTGACCAATTCGAAGGCGCGGCGGGATTACCATATCCTGGAGACGTTCGAGGCGGGCATCGTCCTGAAAGGCACGGAGGTCAAATCCTTGCGCGCGGGGAAGGGCCAGATTCGCGACGCCTTTGCGAAGCTGGAAGGCGACGAGGTATTCCTGCACAACGCCCATATCGACGAATACACCCACGGCAACCGCGAAAATCACGACCCCAAAGCGGTCCGCAAGCTTCTCCTCCACAAAACCGAAATCCGCAAGTTATTCGGACTCGCCTCCGTGAAAGGCAACGCGCTGGTCCCGCTGGCGTTCTACTGGAAGAAGGGCAAAGTGAAAGTCTCCCTGGGCGTCGGGAAAGGAAAAGCCCAATATGACAAGCGCGACGATCTGAAAAAACGGGAAGCCGACCGTGAACTGAAGCGTGCGACCGCGATGCGATATAAAGGGACTCTTTAAATCGTTAAAAGGGTGCGCTCACGCTTTAGCCGCCGCCTCGTCCTTCTTCCACTTGCGTTTCGGCGGCTTGACGACCAGGCCTTTCTTGATGGCGCTGGCGGCGACGCGGATGTAGCGGACCTCGCCGTTGACCACGGCCTTGACGCGCTGGAGGTTCGGAAGAAACCGGCGCTTGGTGATCGCGGTCACGTGCGTGCCGATGCCGCCTTCTTTTTTCGGTTTGCCGCTCCGCCAGATAATGCTGCCCTTGCGCGGGCCTTTGCCGGTTAATTCACAGAATCTTGCCATAACAATCGTCGCTCAGAATTTAAGGAGGCAAGACCGTAGCGATCCGCGGTGTTGTTGCAAGCACTTTTTCCGCGCTTCACTCCCGCCAACCGTGGGCGTTGCGCACGGCGACCATGGCGGAGAGAATATCGTTCCACGTCTGCTGTTTCATCATGACCGCATTCGGGAACATGCAGCCGTCCCAGCAAATGTGTTTGATCGCTTTGGTGACATTCCCCTTTTCGTCCCGAAGCCAGTGGCCGGCGTCGCGCGGAATGTTCAATTTCCCGTTCGGGTCAGTTGCCAGGCAATGACGGCCCGTCTTATCGTGTGAACCCGAGCCTTTCACGGTGGCGTCGTTTTGAGCGACGTGGAAATCGATGGTCCAGGGACGCAAAGCGGAGGTCAGTTTCTTCAAAGCTTCCTGGAGTTTCCCCTCGTCTTTCCAATCGAATCCCTGCGGGAGGAGCGCGTCTGCCGGCGCGTTGTAACCCAGCGTGTAAAGGAGCGTGTGCGCCATGTCCGCCTGGAAGCCGAGCGTCTTGGGACGGCCCACCGCCTCCAGCAGCTTGACCATTTCCCGCCAACTGTGCATGCCGCCCCAGCAAATCTCGCCCTCGGCCGCGAGACGCTCGCCGAAGCCTTCGGCGATCGTGCAGGCTTCTTTGAACGTTTCCGCGATCCGTTTCGTGTTTCCGGCCGGGTCCTTGTCCCAGTCCGCCGGACCGCAAGCGGAGTCGATGCGCACCACGCCGTAGGGCCGCGCGCCGAGGTCGCGCAGTTTCTTGGCAATCCGGCAAGCTTTGCGCACTTGTTCGGCAAACTTCTTCCGTTCTTCGTCGCCGCCCATGGCCGAACCGCCTCCCGTGGGCGGCCAAACCGGGGCCACGACCGATCCGACCACGAATCCTTTCCCGCGAATCTTATCGGCAAGCCGCTTCAAATCGTCGTCGGAGATATCGATGCTGATGTGCGGGTCGAAGAGAAAGAGATCCACGCCATCGAACCTGGTGCCGTTCAACTGGGCCTTGGCGGTCAGGTCGAGCATGGTGTCGAGGTCGATGCAGGGTTCGGCGCCGGGGCTACCTTTGCCGACCAGGCCGGGCCACATCGCATTGTGGAGTTTCGGATAATTGTTGCCTTGGCTCATGTCAGAATCCTTTCGCTACAATCCATTCATCAGTCGCAGTTCTTGTGGGAATAGTTAGTAACAGGCGCGGCATCTCAATCAATGCCAAAGATTCCAAACATTCGGCTTTTCCTTGAATTCTACTTTTGCCGACGGCTAATCTCTCGCCACGCAATCCAACCGCACCCATCATGAAAACTGCTCGCACTTCGGAACCACTTCCTATGAACCAACCCACTCCTTCGCCCCTCCCAGGAGGGGACATGAGCCCTGCGACGTCGAACGGCGCTCCCCTCCTGGGAGAGGAAGGGGTGGGTTCATGGGCCGTAAGCAGGTCCGATAAGCACAAGGAGCCTTCCACGAACGGTCCCCTCCAAAGCCACCCCGACGCCAAACTGGATCGCCGGTCGTTCCTGACTACGGCGGCGGCGGCGGCGGCGGCCGTGCTTGCGCCAGCCTCGCGCGCCGCGGAACGCGATTGGACCGGGCGACGCCCCGTGCGTTACCCCGACCCGGATATCGTCGTTCTCGACAAGAAGTTCGAGAAATACAAACTGGGCAACACGCCGATCCTCCGGCTTCACACCGGCACGCTCTGGGCGGAAGGCCCGGCCTGGAGCGCCGTTGGCCGCTTTCTTCTGTGGAGCGATATTCCCAACAACCGCCAGATGCGCTGGCTCGAAGAAGACGGCCATGTCAGCGTTTTTCGTCAGCCTGCCGGGAACAGCAACGGGAACACGTTCGACTGGGAAGGCCGCCAGATCGCTTGCGAGCACGGCAACCGCCGCGTCGTGCGCTACGAGCACAACGGCAAAATCACCGTGCTCGCCGACAAATGGCAGAGCAAGCCGCTCAACGCGCCTAACGACGCCGTCGTGCATCCCGACGGCGGCATCTGGTTCACGGATCCCGGCTATGGCAGCATGATGAACTACGAAGGAAACAAAGGGGCGCTGGAGATCAAGGAAGCCGTCTATCGGATCGACGCGAAGAGCGGCAAGCTCGAACTCGTGACCGATGACATGTACAAACCCAACGGCCTCTGTTTTTCTCCCGACTACAAGAGGCTCTACGTCGTCGATACGGGCGGACCGACTCGCCAGGGCATTCGCGTTTATGACGTGGATGGCGCCAAGCTGCGCAACAGCCGCAAGTTCACATCGATGGAATTAAACGGCAAAGAAGGAGTGGCCGACGGCATCCGCGCGGACGTTGATGGCAACATCTGGGCGAGCGCAGGATGGGTCGGAGATGGGTATGACGGGGTTCACATTTTCACGCCGGATGGCCAGCGCATCGGCCAGATTCTCTTGCCGGAAATCTGTTCGAACGTTTGCTTCGGCGGCACGAAACGCAATCGCCTCTTCATGACCGGCAGCCAGTCCCTCTACGCGGTGTACGTGGAGACTCAGGGGGCGCACATCACGTAGCCGCGACTCATTCAGTCCACGTCGGGGAGCACGCGCGCCCTCGCGGGTATGCTCACCGGAAGCGGCCGTTCGCCCGGTGGATAAACGACCACGATTTTCAGCCGCCCCTCACTATCTGCGTTCATCCGCCTCTCTCTGCGGTTCAACGCGAAGTTATTTTTGCACAGACCCTAAGGTTCATCGGCTGGCCTTGCGAATCGCGGAATCGATACTGGTGCGCATTTCCTCCTGGAAAAGTAGTTGAGCCCACGAAACACACCAAACACACAAAAACCAAAGCCGCCAAGGAAGCGATCCTATTCAACCGGTGAGTGTCTCTCGGGGTTCCGCTCCTTCGCCTTTCGTGCTTTTCGTGTATTTCGTGGGATCAATTGCTGTTTTGAGGCTCATGGCATGGACGGGCACCTTCCGTTCCTGCAGCGACTTGATCAACGTGACGAGTTTCTGGCGTTTGGCCGGATTCTCCAACCCGTAATCGTTGTAGCGGAGGATCGCGTTGGGATCCGCTTCGTGAGCATATTGGAAGGCTTTGGCGATGTAGTCCGGCCCGATGATTTGCAGCCAGAGCGAATTTCGCAGGACATTCGTGCCGCCGCCATCAGCGAGCGCTTCGTTCACGACATCCCAGGCCTTGATCTTGCCCTTGTAGCGGCCAACTACTGTGTGAATGTGATCGCGCATCCGCTGGAGCAACTCCTCGCGGGAGGCGCGCGGCCCGGCATAACCGCGGCCAAAACCGTCGAAACCACCGCCCAATCTTCCACGCCCAGGCGCGTTCGTTCCGGCCGCATTCGTGTTTGTGACGGAGGCGGGCGAGACGTTGGCGACTCCCGGCGGCGGCGGATTCGTGCCGGCGAAAACCCAGTTGGGCGTCTGGCTGTGCCACACGAGCGTGTGGCCGACGACGAACATGTTGTTGCTCAGGCCAAAGTTCACGAAAGCGTCAGCCGGGTCGAAATTGTAGCCGCCGGCGCCTTCTCGCGGATGGATGAGTTGCCACTTCGTGTCATTCTCCGCGGTGACCTGGTTGAACTGTTCTTTGACGAGAGCGATGTCTTGCTCGACCTGCTCCTGGGTCCGGTTAAAGCCGCCGGCCTTGCCCGTCGCCATGCCCCGGTTGATGGCTGCGCCGACAAGGAAATGGTCTCTGAAGGCGTCCTTGAGGGCGGCTTTGTCCGCGGCGTTGGCGATTGCAGTTGCAGCCAGCAGCACCGCGGCCAGCAGGCGGATGCGTGGATTGAGATGTGAGATGCGGGTTTTCATCTCTCGCCCAGTTCATGGTTTGAAAATGAGTTGGGAGAATTGGTAGAGCGCCTTTCTCCAGTGCTGGAAATCGTGGGCGTGTTCATCCACGTGCCAGATGTGCGGGACGCTCTTTTCCTTCAGATAGGCGTGGACGCCCTGGCTGACGCGAATCAGACCGTCCTTGTTGCCGCACGAGAGATAGAGGAGTTTCAGTTGCCTGGTCGCCTTGTCTGGGTCGGGAACAAGTTCCGCCGCCGGCTTCGTGTTCGGCGCAGAAGAAAAACCGCCGACCCAGGCGAAGGTGTCAAGGTTGGCCAACCCGAAGTTGAGCGATTGTCCACCGCCCATCGAGAGTCCAGCGAGCGCGCGACTATCCCGATCTTTCTTCACGGAATACTTCGACTCGATGAACGGAAGGAGGTCGTTGAGCAAATCCTTGTCGAACTTCGCGAAGGCAGGCGCCGTGGCCATCGCGTTGGTTCCGACGCGGTCGTTCGGTTGGGCGCGGCCATTGGGCATGACGATGATCATCGGGACGGCTTTCTTGTCCGCGATGAGGTTGTCGAGAATGATTTCCGGGCGGCCGCCGCGACGCCATTCCTCCTCATCGCCGCCAATCCCGTGCAGGAGATACAGGACGGGGTACTTCGTGTCCGCAGTATATCCAGACGGCGTATAGATGACGGCCTTGCGCTTGTTGCCGACGGACTTGGAGTCGTACTCAACCCTCTCGAGCTTGCCGTGCGCGATGCTCTCGCGCGCTTTGTCGAAACTTTCTGCCGGGGCCGGGAAGGCCGGTTTGTCGTCCGGCCCAAGCGTGATGGGTCCGCCGAATCCGCCGCGACCGCCGCGCCCTCGCTGGCCGGAGGCAGCGGGGGGTTGGGTCGCGGCCGGCTCGCGTTTCGCCACGAATTCCTGAGTTCCAAAAGCACTGACTTTGCGCGTGAACTTGATCTCCTTATCGCCCACTTTGCCGGTGTATTCGATGCGCACTTCGTTGTCCTGGATCTGGCGGATTTCCACAAACGTCAGCGTGTCGCCGGCGAGTTTGGCTTCCTTGAACTCGACGTCCCGTTTCTGCCCGTCCACCTCGGCCGTGGCTTTGGCGGTCAATTTTCCGTCGGTCATTTGGAGCGTAAATGCGTATTTCTGCCGGCCAATCGGAGAGTCGAACTCTCCCTGCCACTGGCCGGATACGTCCGCGGCGCGCGCCGCGGCGGTCAACAAGCCGCAGAACGCGAGGACCAGAATGTTCATCAAGGATGGGGTAGTCTTCATGGTATCTCTGGATGGTTGAACGGAAGCGTTGGTTTCAGGAATCTTTGAAATGATTCTTGAAAAACCTGTCCGAGCCTCCCACTCTCTGACCCCATTTTCGCGGTTTGCGAAATCAGGCTGTGGTGGGACATTAACTGCGGACACGGACTCAACCGCCGGCGAACTTCAGGGATCCGTGCAATTCCGTCAACGCGTGGCTCTGATCCGACATCGTTTTTGAACTTATGGCTGAAGCTGTGAACTCGAACCTCAGGCGCAAGGGATCTTCCTGGGTGCGCAAATTGGCGTGGATCTCAAGCGCGGTCATCGCGCTGCTGGTGGCGGTTTATTTCGTCGCGACCAGTTCCGCATTTCTGAAAGCCTGGGTCTTGCCGCGAGTCAACGCGGCGATCGGCGCCCAGGTCAATGCCGAACAAATTACCCTCCGTCCCTTCTCTCAACTCGTCCTGCAAAAGCTGCGGCTCCAAACGACAGGCCCCGAACCGCTCCTGACCGCCGACGAAGCCCGCGTGCGCTACGATCTCCTGGCGATTCTCCGCGGCTACATCGACGTGCACGAGGTGTCGCTGGTCGCGCCCCAGGTCCACATCGCGATGGATGCGGAAGGCCGAAGCAATCTGGATGCGCTGTTGCCGCGGCCAGGCGCGCCGGCTGCTCAAACTGCTCCGCCCGCCAAAGCGGGCCAGTTGAACGTGAAGAACGTCACCTTGAAAAATGGCAAGGCGCGGGTGGTCGTCCGGCAGAAGGATGGAACCGCTCAGTCGCTCGACGTGGAGAATCTGAAGCTGACGCTAGACCAATTGCGCAACGGCGCTTCCGGAAAAATCAATCTGTCCGCCGATTTGAAGTACGATCAAACCGCAGTGCCCTCTCAACGCAACGGCACGGACCGGGCGCAGGCGAAGTTCCTGGGCGAGCTTGATGTGGCGTTCGACCCGCAATTGAGGCCCAGTTCCGTCAAAGGCGCCCTGCGCGCGGATTTGGTGAAAGCCGAAGGCGCCTTCAGAGATCTCATGGGCCTGGCCGCCGCGCTCCAGGTCGAGACCACGCTCAACGAAATCCGCCAGCTCTCGCTGCGCTTTGAGCGCGGGGGCAAAGCGCTCGGCGGCATCGGTGCGAGCGGCTCGTTCGATCTCGAGAAACGCGAGGCCCGCCTGAAGCTCGACGTCCAATCCATCGACCGGCAAGTGTTGAATCTCCTCGGAGCGGCGCGCGGCTGGGATTTCGGCGATTCCGCGCTGAGCGCAACCGGCACGGTGGAGTTGGCGCAGAAGGGAACCGCGATTTCCGCCGCCGGTTCGATCTTGGGAAACCGCTTCGGCATTCGCCAGGCGACGGGATTGACGCCGCCGTTGGATTTGAACCTCGATTACCAGGTCAATCTGAACCTGGAGCAAAAGGCGGCCACCGTCGAAAAGCTCGCGCTCTCCGGCAAGCAGGATCAGCGCGACCTGATTCAGGCGTCGCTGAATCGTCCCATGCGGCTGAACTGGGGCGCCGCGACCGCGAGCGTGCCGGATTCCACACTGGAACTGGCGATTCGCGATTTCAACCTTCGGGACTGGCAAACCTTGCTGGGGACGAACCTGCCCGCCGGGCGCGTCAACCTCCAGTGGACGCTCCAGACTTTGCAGGACGGCAGGAAGCTGAGCACAAAGCTCGCGGGCGACATTCAAGAACTGGCGGCGCAGATCGGCACCAACCAGATCGAACAGGCCCAGGCGCGCTTTTCGATCAGCGGCCAGGTGGCGGACCTGAGTGTGGTGGATCTGGACATGTATCGCCTGGAACTGCTGCGGGGAAACCAAGTCGTGGCCTGGAACAGCGGCTCGCTCCATCTCAATCTCGTGAAAGACGAAGTCAATCTGAAGACCGACACCGAGGCGTCGTTGCCGGAGTTGCTCAAGCAATTTCCCGTTCCGGATCTCAAGGTCTCGGCCGGTTGCATCAAAGGAACCACGGCCTTCACGCAGAGCGGCGCGAAGCGCGCGGCTTCGGGCCAGTTGCAGCTCTCGAATTTCACGGGCGGGTTCGGCGATTACGCGCTGAAGGATTTTGGGACATCAGTGGACTTCAACGGCGAGCGGACCGGGAACGAGGTTCAGATTCAACGCGCCCAACTCACGTTTGCGCAAAGCGGAGCGGTGGGCGGCACCGTGGATTTGTCAGGCCGTTGCCATCTGACGAACGCCGCCGCCCAAATCGCCTTCAAGTTCGCGGACGTGAACCAGCAGCTTCTGCGTCCCTTTCTTGAAACCGCGCTGGGCGATCTGCAACTGGTGAGCGTCGCACTGAACGGCGAAGGCACGGCCAGCTACGATCCCAAGGGCGCTTCCGCCCTGAAGGCCGATCTCGCGCTTGCGAACTGGGCCATGAAAGATGCGAACGGCCGGTTCCCGGCGACGCCCGTGAATGGCCGAGTTCAAGTCGATGCCGCGCTGCGGCAGCCGGAGATCAACATCAAACAACTGGTCGTGGACCTGAGGCAGGGCGTGTCGAGCGCCGGCCATCTGGATGTGAACGGCAAATTCAATCTTACGAACTTCACCGGCGCGGGCGCCTTCAAGATTTCAGACTTCAGTCAAACGGTCCTGGCGCCGGTCCTGGCCCCGGCCCTCGGCGACAACAAACTTGTGTCCATCGCGGTCAACGGCAGTGGGACCGCCGGCGTCGATCCGAAAGGCGAGGCGGTGGTGCAAGCGGAACTCAAGGTCTCGAACCTGGTGGTGGAGGATCCGCAGAGGAAACTGCCGCGCACGCCACTCAGCGCGGAACTGCAATTGGACGGCTCGAACTGGAAGCAGGTCTTCGACGTGCGCCAGCTCGCGCTGAAGTTGTCGCCCACGGATCGCGCGCAGAATCAGGTTCAGCTTCAAGGCCGTGTGGATTTGAGCACGAACAACGCGGCGCCGAGCCAACTGACGCTTCAAGCCGAGTCACTGGACCTGACTCCATATTACGAACTGTTCGCTGGAAACGCGCCGGCGAATCAGCCTGCGAAAACGCAGCCAGCGGTTCCGGAACCGGACGAGCCCGCGCCCGTGACTTTGCCGGTGAAACAACTGACGGCCGATCTGAAGATTGGCCGATGTTACTTGCGCGACGTTGCGCTGACCAATGTCCAGGCCACGGCCAAGATCCATGGCCAGAATGTCACGCTCCAGCCGCTGCGATTCGCGCTCAACGGCGCGCCCGTGAGCGCGAAGGCCGTGTTGGATCTGGGCGCGCCCGGCTTCAAGTATGACGTGACGTTCAAGGCGGACAAAGTGCCGCTCGATCCTCTGGCGAGCACTTTCGGTGGACGAGCCGGCAGCGCGCTGCAAGGGATCTTGCTCGCCGACGCGCAGATCAAAGGCGCGGGAGTTTCCGCCGCCAGCTTGCAGAAGAATCTGAGCGGCCAGGTCGCGCTGAGTTTGACCAACTTAAACTTCGAGATCGTCGGCCGAAAGGTGAAGTCGTTGTTGGAGCCGATCGCGCTGGTGTTGCGCGTGCCGGAGTTGACGATGACGCCTTTGGAGTGGATCAACGCCAAGGCGGACGTGGGCCAGGGCAAGATAAACGTCGGCGAGTTCTCCGTGTTCAGCCAGGCTTTTTATGCAAACGGCCAGGGGCCGGTTCAACTGGCGCCCGGGTTGACCAATTCGGCGCTGGGGATTCCTGTCGCCATCGCGCTGCGCCGGTCGCTGGCGGAGAAAGCGCGCTTGATT of the Verrucomicrobiota bacterium genome contains:
- the smpB gene encoding SsrA-binding protein SmpB; this encodes MPDILTNSKARRDYHILETFEAGIVLKGTEVKSLRAGKGQIRDAFAKLEGDEVFLHNAHIDEYTHGNRENHDPKAVRKLLLHKTEIRKLFGLASVKGNALVPLAFYWKKGKVKVSLGVGKGKAQYDKRDDLKKREADRELKRATAMRYKGTL
- a CDS encoding SMP-30/gluconolactonase/LRE family protein, with the protein product MSPATSNGAPLLGEEGVGSWAVSRSDKHKEPSTNGPLQSHPDAKLDRRSFLTTAAAAAAAVLAPASRAAERDWTGRRPVRYPDPDIVVLDKKFEKYKLGNTPILRLHTGTLWAEGPAWSAVGRFLLWSDIPNNRQMRWLEEDGHVSVFRQPAGNSNGNTFDWEGRQIACEHGNRRVVRYEHNGKITVLADKWQSKPLNAPNDAVVHPDGGIWFTDPGYGSMMNYEGNKGALEIKEAVYRIDAKSGKLELVTDDMYKPNGLCFSPDYKRLYVVDTGGPTRQGIRVYDVDGAKLRNSRKFTSMELNGKEGVADGIRADVDGNIWASAGWVGDGYDGVHIFTPDGQRIGQILLPEICSNVCFGGTKRNRLFMTGSQSLYAVYVETQGAHIT
- a CDS encoding endo-1,4-beta-xylanase, coding for MFVVGHTLVWHSQTPNWVFAGTNPPPPGVANVSPASVTNTNAAGTNAPGRGRLGGGFDGFGRGYAGPRASREELLQRMRDHIHTVVGRYKGKIKAWDVVNEALADGGGTNVLRNSLWLQIIGPDYIAKAFQYAHEADPNAILRYNDYGLENPAKRQKLVTLIKSLQERKVPVHAMSLKTAIDPTKYTKSTKGEGAEPRETLTG
- a CDS encoding AsmA family protein, coding for MAEAVNSNLRRKGSSWVRKLAWISSAVIALLVAVYFVATSSAFLKAWVLPRVNAAIGAQVNAEQITLRPFSQLVLQKLRLQTTGPEPLLTADEARVRYDLLAILRGYIDVHEVSLVAPQVHIAMDAEGRSNLDALLPRPGAPAAQTAPPAKAGQLNVKNVTLKNGKARVVVRQKDGTAQSLDVENLKLTLDQLRNGASGKINLSADLKYDQTAVPSQRNGTDRAQAKFLGELDVAFDPQLRPSSVKGALRADLVKAEGAFRDLMGLAAALQVETTLNEIRQLSLRFERGGKALGGIGASGSFDLEKREARLKLDVQSIDRQVLNLLGAARGWDFGDSALSATGTVELAQKGTAISAAGSILGNRFGIRQATGLTPPLDLNLDYQVNLNLEQKAATVEKLALSGKQDQRDLIQASLNRPMRLNWGAATASVPDSTLELAIRDFNLRDWQTLLGTNLPAGRVNLQWTLQTLQDGRKLSTKLAGDIQELAAQIGTNQIEQAQARFSISGQVADLSVVDLDMYRLELLRGNQVVAWNSGSLHLNLVKDEVNLKTDTEASLPELLKQFPVPDLKVSAGCIKGTTAFTQSGAKRAASGQLQLSNFTGGFGDYALKDFGTSVDFNGERTGNEVQIQRAQLTFAQSGAVGGTVDLSGRCHLTNAAAQIAFKFADVNQQLLRPFLETALGDLQLVSVALNGEGTASYDPKGASALKADLALANWAMKDANGRFPATPVNGRVQVDAALRQPEINIKQLVVDLRQGVSSAGHLDVNGKFNLTNFTGAGAFKISDFSQTVLAPVLAPALGDNKLVSIAVNGSGTAGVDPKGEAVVQAELKVSNLVVEDPQRKLPRTPLSAELQLDGSNWKQVFDVRQLALKLSPTDRAQNQVQLQGRVDLSTNNAAPSQLTLQAESLDLTPYYELFAGNAPANQPAKTQPAVPEPDEPAPVTLPVKQLTADLKIGRCYLRDVALTNVQATAKIHGQNVTLQPLRFALNGAPVSAKAVLDLGAPGFKYDVTFKADKVPLDPLASTFGGRAGSALQGILLADAQIKGAGVSAASLQKNLSGQVALSLTNLNFEIVGRKVKSLLEPIALVLRVPELTMTPLEWINAKADVGQGKINVGEFSVFSQAFYANGQGPVQLAPGLTNSALGIPVAIALRRSLAEKARLIPQGTPTNAAYVQLPTFAKLAGTLGEPKTEIDKLVISGLLLQSAGGLPKVNEKTGNLLQGLGGILSGQRPGAVNTNLPAGTNSSPAAQTNKPPKFNPLDLLELIPKKK
- the rpmB gene encoding 50S ribosomal protein L28, which gives rise to MARFCELTGKGPRKGSIIWRSGKPKKEGGIGTHVTAITKRRFLPNLQRVKAVVNGEVRYIRVAASAIKKGLVVKPPKRKWKKDEAAAKA
- a CDS encoding esterase family protein, encoding MTDGKLTAKATAEVDGQKRDVEFKEAKLAGDTLTFVEIRQIQDNEVRIEYTGKVGDKEIKFTRKVSAFGTQEFVAKREPAATQPPAASGQRGRGGRGGFGGPITLGPDDKPAFPAPAESFDKARESIAHGKLERVEYDSKSVGNKRKAVIYTPSGYTADTKYPVLYLLHGIGGDEEEWRRGGRPEIILDNLIADKKAVPMIIVMPNGRAQPNDRVGTNAMATAPAFAKFDKDLLNDLLPFIESKYSVKKDRDSRALAGLSMGGGQSLNFGLANLDTFAWVGGFSSAPNTKPAAELVPDPDKATRQLKLLYLSCGNKDGLIRVSQGVHAYLKEKSVPHIWHVDEHAHDFQHWRKALYQFSQLIFKP
- a CDS encoding TIM barrel protein, with translation MSQGNNYPKLHNAMWPGLVGKGSPGAEPCIDLDTMLDLTAKAQLNGTRFDGVDLFLFDPHISIDISDDDLKRLADKIRGKGFVVGSVVAPVWPPTGGGSAMGGDEERKKFAEQVRKACRIAKKLRDLGARPYGVVRIDSACGPADWDKDPAGNTKRIAETFKEACTIAEGFGERLAAEGEICWGGMHSWREMVKLLEAVGRPKTLGFQADMAHTLLYTLGYNAPADALLPQGFDWKDEGKLQEALKKLTSALRPWTIDFHVAQNDATVKGSGSHDKTGRHCLATDPNGKLNIPRDAGHWLRDEKGNVTKAIKHICWDGCMFPNAVMMKQQTWNDILSAMVAVRNAHGWRE